ccaaacaaattcaaaaaatgGATGGGGGACTCAATGAacttgagcaaaaaaaaatcaccagcgAAGTGCACAGGACGCAATCATAACTACTGTATAATAGTGGCAGAAACAGCTTTGTTCAACTTCACCGCCGACCTTGCAGGCTGTACACCCGCTTTGGTAAATTGCTTCTAATTTGAGCCCTCCAATAAAATACCACGGTTTAATTGAGTTTTGTCCCAATGGCATATTGCTTTGAAACCATTTGATATTGTGTCTTGGTTACAGgggacatttgttttttattataggTCTCTGAATTACACTGGATACTCTGGTTACACCTCGCCTATCTAAGAAAGAGTAGTTGGTtgtacaattttaaatgaattttgtaattttaatgaataacaGTATCTGCATGAACTTTCAGACTGCAGGACTTGGAGGAGATAAAATCCAGAACGAAGAGTAAACTGCAAAAAATGCTCATCTATATCCGCTGTGCCTTGATGAAGAGAACAGCGGAGCTGTTTAAGAATGTTCAGGTACCCGTTTCTTGTAGAGAAAATCTTTCCTCACCatgccatatttattttttgttccctgCTACTGTGGGTAACATTTTCTGAAGAGGAgctaaaaaaaagtctttgatGGCAAAGTGTTAAAACCAGACCTGCTCTTAAGTGCATTTTCCCTGAAAATCATCTTTGCGAGAGGTAGAGGGTTTCATGGAAAATGCACTGGATTTGCATGGTACAGGTCTGGATTTGGCTCCGAATGTGAAGTGTTTGCTCTGTATTTGTTGCATTGTGGTTTCATTTTTAGAGATAGTAACATCTTGAGAACATGCATTGCCGGTGTGCGGATGTACATGCATTGCAACGCGTACATTGGCATGTGTGGTCGATTTGTTTTAAGGATTTGTGTGGGCGTGAGGCACAGAAAATCACTGAGAGGCAGAACAATCTGAGAACACTGgaggagagacaggaatacatcCTGTCCTTCACAGGGCGAGCCCTACAGATGGAAAACCACTCGGCACTGCTCTCCTGTAAAAGACAGGTACAGTAACCCTGCAAGCTGCTGTGTCTATGTGGCACCAAAGCCTCGCACTGACACAGACATATCATACGTGAATACACATATTTAACATGTATGGCATACCTCACAAAGCCTTCTGAGGTCTGCAGTAAGTCACAACCttatttctcctcctcctcctcacctacAGGTCCATTCACAGCTGCAGGACCTTTTATCCCAAAGTGCTACGCCCCCGGCTTCTATGATTGACGTGAAATTGCACTTCGAGCAGGAGGGTTACTTTCAGATCTCTGCGTTCGGTATGCTCTCCCCTCCATTTGTGTGCACAGGAGTGTGAGGTGTACATCACAGCTTCCAGCCCCACAGAGCTTTAGTTGTGCAGGTTTTCCCGCTGTGCGCAAATCGACAGCACACTTTGGCATGCGTTTACACCGCCTTTGTTACACATGCGAGAGTCCCCTGCCAGTGCACGTTATTTTGTGTTATGATTCATCTTCATTTGGGTCATAATTCATTGTATTTTTCCCTAAAGCATCTATAACCTTTAAGATATTTTGGGTTTGTCAGTGGAAGGGTTTCTGGACTATGGTACTGAAATCTTTTGTAAACTCTATTTTGTTATGGCTTACTGCCCTGAATTTGTTGATCTTGGTTATGTTGACACCTTTATGACCTGTTTGTTTTACGAAATTCAACTGTTTTAAAATTTGTGAAATGTGAGTAATAATTCCACCTatagctattatttttttcttgggcAAAATGTGTACTTGGCACGACGATTTGAGTTAGACCTGATTTAACTGCATCTGGGCTGCTGTTAAATATTGTTACTGTCGTGTGTTCTCTTTTTTGGCAGGTAAAGTTGTGTCGAGCGAGGTCCCTTTTTTCCGCAAAAACCACGATTCTGTTCCAAAGAAGTCTTCACCTCCCCCTGTACCGAGGCAGAATGTTCACCCTCCGCCCTCCTCCTATCAACCCTATTCTTCGACCGTTCCTACCCCCTCTTCTTCCCCCAGCCCCCTCGCATCTCCCCAAATCACCCCCACCTCTGTGTGCCAGTCCTCTGTTTCCCCTCCTCAGTCGTCTGCTCCCTCTGTCTCTACTGTAACTTCCTGTGCCCCCTTAGCGTGTGTTTCCCAGTCCTCCACCGCGTCTTCGCCCTCTTCAGTTTATTACTCCCTGTTCTCCACTCCTCCACCCACCTATTCCGCTTGCACTCAACCGTCGGCTCCGTCTCCCCCTGGCTCTGTCCCCCCTCCGCTCACCTCTCAGAGTCAGCCCTCCAGAAAGCGCAGGAACAAGCTGACCTGGTCCTTCCATCCCTACCAACCTAAAAATTCCAAACCGGCCGCCCCGCAGCCGAACTCCTGCTCCCCGGAGCCCCCCCAGCAGCCGGCTGTGGTCgggccccctgccccctcctccctcgctGCGGCCTCTGAGCGTCAGTCCccccctgtctctgtccttcCTGCGCCCTCTCCCACTTCAGTCATGGTCCTGTTCCCGCTGGGCCCTAACGTCCTGGAGGCCTCCCCAGAGCAGTGGAACGGCCGCTCTGGAACCACCGCCGCCCCACAGGGCCCTCGGGCTGAAGGCCCGTCCGTGGAGCCCGACAGAGAGGAGCTGCAGTCCAGGGCCCAGCCGTGCGCCCTGCCCGTCAAAGCGCCGGCCGATTCCCCGTGCGAgagggcgccccctgctggctgcgAGAGGCCGGCTGACCCCAGCCATCCCGCCACCGAGAACGAGCCCACCTCCACCGTGGCGGAAACGGACGCCGCGCCTCCCGTCGGGCCGCCTCCggccgagggggcggggctttccCGCGGCGCGGAGTCGCCGGCCAGCCGCGGCGCCGGAGACGCGTGCGCCTCGTTCGCCGGCGGAACCAGCGCTCACATCGCCGCCCGCGTCGCTGCGGCCAGGTGGAGCTCGGGTCACTCCCCCGCTCTCCCCGCCCGCGCCCGCCACGGCACGTGGGCCACCGCACAGCCTCGGTCCGCGGCCGCCGCCTACCCCGCCTTCGGCTGCTCTCTCCAGACGCGGGAGGTGGGTGTcttcccctcgctctctccgcCCTCTTTCCTGCGGCTCCCTCAGGGGTTCCACGTGCCCGACGCGCTGCAGCCGCAGGGCCGGCCTTGTCCTTGAGAGCTATCATGGCCCGGTGGCTCAATGGCAACAGCTGTTTTGACTATCAATTAGACGGACTGTGAGAATGAGTTTTGATGGATTCGCAGTGTTCCCAGTCATTCGTagtgttgccccccccccccgtcccgagACGGCCTTTGTTACGGTAGCTGTCGGGTGTTTTCGCTTTTCCCACCTGCGCCTCTGTTCATTTCGTCTGTGCGGATCGCTGGCTGCCGGTCATACTGTGTCTCCAGTACACTGTGTTCCAATTTCGTTCCCCTGCTAAAATGTGTGAACCAATGACAGTGATTTGTTTTGTGAGTTTAGGATGTCCTGTGTTCTCTGTTTTTAAACAGCACCTTCTGTCTGCCTGAAGGGGATGTTAGATTGCGGTCCTGTGCTTGTCCTGCCttctctgtttttaaatgtcactcACTGTCTGCCTGAACAGGAAGTTGGAGTGCAGTCCTGTCCTTGtcctgtctttgtttttaaacatcaccctctgtctgtctgtctgtctgtctgtctgtctaaacAGGAAGTTAGAGTGCAGTCCGGTCCTCAGCCTCACCTCACCTCTGCTCTGACAGTCCGGAAGGATCCGCCCGGCGTGCCGTTCTCCACTCAGTACGGCAGCAAGCAGGCACAGGAACCCCGCTTCCAACCAATGAAAACACCACATGAAGAGGGCAAGGCCTCTGACGTGAGAAACGCGAATCCTGAGTCAGCTGTCAAtcagcaggccccgcccaccagaaCTCAACCTATCCAAATTCCCGTGCATCGGTTGGAGAAATGTACTGCTTGGCTACCTTCCAGTTTAAAGGAAATACTTGAAATGCCCTCTAGTGACCCCGCCCTGGCAGATTTTGAAGCGTGTGACAAAAACCCACTTTTACGAAAATTGCTTTTGACAACTCCCAGTGCTGAGTTCGCACCGACAGACCAGGTGGACTATCGGGGCTCCCCTGTGGAGGTAGGTTCGTCAGAGGGGACTGCCATCTGTACATTCATACTGACAGACCTCGCTTCGTATTTTCATggtgtttcttttctcttcaaTAGACAGAAAagactgatgatgatgatgaagatggtcAAGACAGTGTTGACACAGTCGTCAAGAGCGAGAGTGAGTTTTGGCTTTTTATGAAAATCTAAAGTTCCCATAGAATTAATTGAAGTGCCCACTGAAAGAAGTACCCAcctattattatttctattgtcattatcattattatgtcataattatgtcattatttttcCTGCAGTATCATcccatttcagttttaatttataCCAGTCAAGTTAAACACAGCAGCCGTTTTATAGTGTTAAAGGGATATTTCTGTACACGCTGCTGTGGAGTGCAGGCCTGTATACCAGCCATTCTAAAGCTAGTAGGTCAGCTGGAACTTCAGTATCTGAAATATCCTCCATCGCAAATAATAACTTTCTGAACCGTTAAATTATATCCAAAAACGGTAGATCACTAGGTCATGCACTAGATCCAACCCAAATGTCATAGTTATGACTTCAACATTTCCAAAGCAGCATCATGCAGCTCATGCGTGCTGAAGGATGACGACTCCTAGGACAAAAGTATACTTAAAACTGTACATATTTTTCCCTAAAATAGTGTGCTGTGTACTGACTGCTATgccattctctgtctctccctgccttAATGGTTCTGGTGTAGATGAAGAATCTGGAAGACCTGTGAGCAGGTATTAATTGCGGATCGCAATggacgtgtgtgtatgtgtgagcaagtgtgtattgtagtgtgtgtgtgtgtgtgtgtgcagcgttgcgtgtgcatgtgtgtctgagtgaacgtggtgcatgtgtgcgtttgtatgtgtgtgtgattgcagtGCTGGCACTAATGCTGTGCTCAGTCCTAGGCACTGGCTTCCCCTGGTCTCAGTGATGAGGCTGCCTGTCACTGTTCCCCCCTCCGATCAACCGCTGCCCCAGTTCCGCCTGCTCCCCGGCGTGACTGAGGACGAAATTCTGCTCCAGGTGATTGAGGACGATGACCAGGTAAGACTGGACCAATCCTGCGCTGAACTGTTCTGGGCCTGGATCTTTATGCACATTAGCCATTAAAGAGTGACTTATGGTTCTTTATTCCGTTCATTTTAGCTACTTCAGGGTtccaaatgtgcatgtgtgtgtttgcatgtgtgcatgtgcatgcgtgcatgcttgtgcaaatacacctgtgtgtgcacatgtgtttgcATTCCTAACCTGCTTGCTGCTTTAAAGCTGTTGCATTTTGACTCCCGGTCACCTCAGTTCCCAGACATCCAGTCGGCTCAAGCTGCTAAGAGGAGGCCCGCTCCACATCGGTCAGATCAGACAAAGGCAAAGCTGATTGTGCTTAGAGGCCCCCTTGCCAACCCCACTCAGCCCAGGACGTCTCATCAGGGAGCCAATCACTGCTCTGCTCAGCAGGTAGATCAAGCTCTACTGCTGTCTCACTGGAAAAGCCGTTCATTCATCGATTCCCTAAAAGCTTTCTCTCCTCACCTGTGCATGCTAACCTTCCCTCCACTCTAACACCCATTGTCGTCCTCATTCCTTTCTGAAggcatgttcttttttcttctatGATTTCATTGCATGTGTGCTCATATTTCATGTTAATATTTTGCCGCTCAGCCCCTGCATTGCCTCGGTTGCTGTGATGCAGTCGTTAAtttcccctcccatcccccctctGCAGCAGCCCGTCTCTCTGGACCTGACCTCCAGGCCTGAGGGCTCCGGCCTCCGTCGCTCCCACAAGGCCGTCCAGACGCGCTGCGCCGCTTGTCGGCTTTCTGGGGGTCTGACTGTGTGCGTgcagtgtgggaggggcttccaCAGGGACTGCCATATCCCACCAATCAGCTCCGCCCTCAGGTGGGACACTCGTGTTGCTGGTCTTCCTGTACTCAGAAGAGACCAGGGCCAGcctttaccccccaaaaagacTGGGAAAGCATTGTCCTGcatgatgtttatttatttatttatttttaagcaaaatGTGATGTAGGGGGTTGCTGGATGGCACAACATTATGCATGGATCCGCCTCATGGCCTTGGATCAGATTTGGACTGCGCCAGTGCTGACTGGTCAGTAGCTCCATAAGGCAGTGTGCTACTGACAGGTGCATTGCCCAGGGAATGGGAGGGTTCATTCGGTTTGGGTTCATCTCTATCTAGCAACTCATTCTGGTCAATCGGGTGCTTGTAGATTGCAGtcaaagccgcatatgaaaggtcttcctccgactccacttGGAGAGCTAggctgtagtctgtggtgtgtaAACAAGCAGCTGACAACACCATGTGGACATTGGATATTCCAAATTttggtgggaattggatatacTTAGCCCCATGGTGGGCaccaaactttttatttttttattaaaaatactgtctgtggttttaattGATTTGTTGGCTGGCTACATGAGTTGCTAACTAGCTTATGATAGCTAGCAAATTATTGCATAATTTTGTGCcagtaactagctagctatgtcaGAGTAGTCATTCAGtccattgttgttgtttgaaAGATCAGCATTTCTGTGGGGCCTCAGCTTGCACATGGTATACCCATTGGAGAGGGTCTTTGTCTTGCCACCTTGCGTCATATTTCTGCTGTGCGCTCTGGTTCTGTCCTAACTAGCAGTGGGGAGTGGCAGTGCATGCTGTGCCGGGACCTGACGGACGTAGAGGACGTGTACAGTGATGAGAGACCCAGACGACCCTCCCTCAGCCTCCTTGATCAGAAGGTATGTTTGTCCAGTCAGTCCCACTGCACTTCTCACATTGCGAGGCTAGCTGTGATGAATGCTGCTAGTTGATCTTTGATGTGAACGGTACCATTTGTCATTTGTGCTCCCGGCAGCTTGCAGTGTCACATTCCTCCTTCTAGCCCTTATGCACAGCAATTGGCCATTGCTGAGCAGAGcccacttttaaaaatgcagaagagCTGTCATTGGCTGAGGTCCCTAAATTGGTCATTATAACTCCTGggtctctcctctgctctctaaCAGGAGCCCCGTCTGTACTGGCACAATTTTTGGCAGTCCCCTAGGTTTTTAGCTGTGGAATTTGTTCAGTAGTTGCATGAGAAGTATGTCTTACAGTGGCCCAAAGTCAGCTCCTGAGTCTCTGTATCCTTGTATATGGTGTGTTCATGTTCTGCGATGCTCCATCTTGAGTCTTTATGTGGTCTTTCTCCCAACGATGACAGAAATGTGAGCATCTCCTACTCGCTCTGATGTGTAAGAAGTACAGCAGTGTCCTATATCGCAAAGTGGAGGTGGGTATATCTGCTTTAAAAGCAATGCACGCGTGCAGAATCAAAACATGAATTAGGCTGCCTTCCAAAGGTAGTGAATCGCTCTATGTCCGTAATGGATTTTAACTGAACTCTTGTCCGTTGTTCAGCTGTCCTCACATTACATTGACATCACACTGATTCGTGGACGGCTACTTCGGAAGCTGTCTCCTTCGTATCGCACCCCATCGGAGTTCGTCTCCGACATATGGGTTCTCCTGGAATCCCTGGCAAAGAATTCTGAGGTATGAAACCTGCACCTTGAATGTTTATTggatttatttctcatttaccCAGTACTGTCACATGCTCTGTAGATATTCCGTGTTGCATAGTGCTGTGCAGGAACAGAAATCCACACGTCACCACATCTTTCTTAACCCCCGCTTCTCAGGAATCTGCGCTGGTTTTCAAGATGCAGAAATACTTCCAGAGGAAGCTGAGTAAGATCTTTGGGGATGCGCTCCACCCGTCCCTCCTGAAGTGTCCCAGCATGGAGGACGGCGAGACTGCGCAGGACGCAGGGGACGAGACGGTGAAAGTGAGGGAGACGCTGAAGAGGATGCGGGCCTTCATCGCAGCAAACCGCCAGGGCCTGGCCAAGAAAGCCTGCAGGGAGGAGACGGAGCCAAGGGACCAGAGCCCGGGGCCTGCGTGAAGACCCTGGCCCTGCGTGAAGACCCTGGCCCTGCGTGAAGACCCTGGCCCTGCGTGAAGACCCAGGCCCTGCGTGAAGACCCAGGCCCTGCGTGAAGACCCAGGCCCTGCGTGAAGATACTGGCCTTGCACTGCGGCCTGCCCTGCTAATATAGCTCACAATCTACCTCCGGTCCTCCTTATCCATAGGACAGCCATGAACATTTATGCAAACGCCCACCATCGTCCGTTCGCAGTTTTGGTAGACAGCACTGTTCTAGCGTGACCTCGTAAAAGCTAGCAGTCGCCCTGAAATCATGTGAATCGCTGGAACTTACACTGCATGCTAAATGCGTACAAGTTGCAACTTTTCACAGAGGGTTGGCCTCACTTATTTGTCGCTAGAGAAtataatttttacattacatttgggatttgtattgtttgttatttatgtaATTCTGTTTATATCTTTGTATCGTCCgccatttttttcctcccaaatttggaatTGGCCGTTGTGTTTGGAGTGTAGCCTGCACTGCATGAAGAACGCAGCAGCTGAAGAGCATGCACTCCAAGTGCACCTGCCTGCAAGCCTCTGACCATTTCCTGCTCTTCAGGTGATATTAATGATAAAAATTTATGGGAGGCTTCAACTTCCAGTGTTTTGGCTTTGGGTCCCTACCTGCTTCCATTATTTACTGTGTCTGAGACTGAGCAGGCCTACCAAATAATGCTTCTGTTTAGCATCGATCTGACCACATTTAACAACGGCTATTTTCATTTCGAAATCAAAGTTCTTTTTGTGCAAGTATCGCTTGTGGTGTCCATTAAGGGTCCATTTTTGGCTATTCTTTGTTGCTGATGGAAAAAGCACTCTTTGATTTGGACCTTTGAGTGAATGATTacgtagttttatttttatatctcgGAAGTACTTGAAGTTTCAGAAATCGTCTGTTTATTCTGAGTAGATTGTCAGAACAATGCGCTTGAATAATGATTGGCCGGGCTGAGCAGCCCCTGCTCACTTCCTCTACATTTCAGTCTGCACGTATTTGGACAGTCGCGCAGTTTTGGctctccagcacattggatttgaaatgaaggcATGAATACGAGGTTAAAGTGGAGACTGTCAacatttaatttgaaggtaATTATGTCCATATATGTTGctgtttattcattgttttacttcaaatacaatgtgctggagtgcagagcgAAAcgacaaaaattgtgtcattgtccAAATATTTGCAAACTGCCATGTTTGTGCTCCCAGTTAATTGAGTATAAATTTTTTCCTCTTAACTTTTAATTTGTAAGAAAGATGGTGTCTGGGCGCTTGTTTAAACTGTTATCTGTCTATGCAAAAGGACCCTCAAGTGTGAAGACACACAGGAAAGGACTTGCATGTGGCTTTCCTTAGCACAACAGATTAGTTGTATCCTTTGTGGCATTTTTATGCAAAATAGTGACCTATTTCAAGAACCTGTTTATTAATTCTGTAATCATCATTGATCTAAATGCGGTCAAACGCTCTATGCATCATTTGTTTCTTAAATGGTACGATTCCTAAATTATTTGGAGAATGTCACACAGTATTTGAAGTATAGTTAAAATTATCCTTTTGGGATTACTTTGGGGCCTTGATGATGTCAAATGTCTTAAATCCTCAGGTAGAGATGGAATGTTACGTGCAATGTGTTGATATTGactaatacaatatatttttgtatatatatttatttccatttatcTTGCCCATAAAGCTTTTGCTTGAACTGTGCTGTCTGTTCAACTGTGCATACAAGCTGAGGGTGTTTTGCTATTGTACAGAATAAAAACTTGACTATGCACAAGCACACTTTCtgagattatttgaaaatgttttgcaagtGGCTTGGAAATaatgtatgaaatatatttttctggaaTCATAGAATATAAAAAGTATTTGCATGATGCAACTGTAAAAAGTGTcctaaacacaataaaaataagttcAGCATTATGAATCCTGTTTTCCCAGTGCATGCAAGACagtgatttgaaataaattgcTCTGCAGTTGATGGTCAATTAAAATCACTGGACTCTAAAGCACAATTTTTGTACGCGATGGAATTTTGGATTTCAGCAGTACTGTATTAGTAGTTTTCAATGAAATTCACATGTGCCCTTGCAGCTTTTCAGTAAACACATCCGCAAGGCGACAAGGTTACAGTATGTGGTCATAAACCAAGTGTGGCCAGCCTGTTGCAACTACACTGTATGTCCACTAAGTTGTGTAATTGAAGGTTGTTCCACCAGAGGGAGTCATATTCTATTACTTTTTCTCATCGTCATCCTGTAGCCCTGGGTTCTTCAACTGCTTCTTCCTGGGGACCAGATTCTTTCTAAAAATGGTGCAGACGGGCCAACACAAATGTCAAAGTACCATCTATAAAGCAATTTATGATATGAGGTGTCGTACTTGTTCGTCATCACGAGTTTTCTATTATTATTCAGTCACTGGTGGGATGTATACTCACACTGAGCAGATGCAGACTTGGATATACTCACAATCTGTGATGCGTCTGAATACTCAAGAACCTAAGTGACTGATAAATGCTCTAAAAGTATGTCTGTTAGGCTGCTTTTGGCCTCCAGACCATGAGTTGAATAGTCCTGCTTTAGCACGTCTGATTCAAAATCTGAACTGTTGATgaccttctttttcttttatttttactgagcCAGGTCTGAAATGGGGACCAGGTTCTTAAAGAGTAACACATCACTGATGCATTTGCTGTATGTCTCCTCTGGTCTCATGACAATTTGCTATTTTCGGTATCAGAAGACAATTATTTAAGGTTGACCTTCCAGTCATTAGGCTCCTACTGTAACCTGGCAACAGTGtttaatgcaaaaatgttgatctcttgcaaaataattttactgcAACTTTGCATAACAATGGGTAGGTTATATAGTGATATGCGCTGGAAAGTAAGGGTGACCCTTACATATTATTTTGATGCCCATACATGCAATTAACAGACGC
This window of the Anguilla anguilla isolate fAngAng1 chromosome 1, fAngAng1.pri, whole genome shotgun sequence genome carries:
- the trim33l gene encoding transcription intermediary factor 1-beta isoform X1, with protein sequence MCSVDRGSAVAPLAEGVETVSPVIPAPAAHSYEKCAACGTICRPNRSPQLLPCLHSVCKVCIPIAGVGESKRECPSCKRSYNILEVTDNPLLKDSATGPGTHPLTKCAGCEDTAISSWCVECGEALCSICVSAHQRVRVTREHTVLPQKLPTGFIPTSFCPTHREEPMKLFCVSCSQLTCRDCQLTYHRNHSYQFLDEAVTAQRKEIESLMVKVRLQRETVKQTLQDLDGRLQDLEEIKSRTKSKLQKMLIYIRCALMKRTAELFKNVQDLCGREAQKITERQNNLRTLEERQEYILSFTGRALQMENHSALLSCKRQVHSQLQDLLSQSATPPASMIDVKLHFEQEGYFQISAFGKVVSSEVPFFRKNHDSVPKKSSPPPVPRQNVHPPPSSYQPYSSTVPTPSSSPSPLASPQITPTSVCQSSVSPPQSSAPSVSTVTSCAPLACVSQSSTASSPSSVYYSLFSTPPPTYSACTQPSAPSPPGSVPPPLTSQSQPSRKRRNKLTWSFHPYQPKNSKPAAPQPNSCSPEPPQQPAVVGPPAPSSLAAASERQSPPVSVLPAPSPTSVMVLFPLGPNVLEASPEQWNGRSGTTAAPQGPRAEGPSVEPDREELQSRAQPCALPVKAPADSPCERAPPAGCERPADPSHPATENEPTSTVAETDAAPPVGPPPAEGAGLSRGAESPASRGAGDACASFAGGTSAHIAARVAAARWSSGHSPALPARARHGTWATAQPRSAAAAYPAFGCSLQTREEVRVQSGPQPHLTSALTVRKDPPGVPFSTQYGSKQAQEPRFQPMKTPHEEGKASDVRNANPESAVNQQAPPTRTQPIQIPVHRLEKCTAWLPSSLKEILEMPSSDPALADFEACDKNPLLRKLLLTTPSAEFAPTDQVDYRGSPVETEKTDDDDEDGQDSVDTVVKSENEESGRPVSSPRHWLPLVSVMRLPVTVPPSDQPLPQFRLLPGVTEDEILLQVIEDDDQFPDIQSAQAAKRRPAPHRSDQTKAKLIVLRGPLANPTQPRTSHQGANHCSAQQQPVSLDLTSRPEGSGLRRSHKAVQTRCAACRLSGGLTVCVQCGRGFHRDCHIPPISSALSSGEWQCMLCRDLTDVEDVYSDERPRRPSLSLLDQKKCEHLLLALMCKKYSSVLYRKVELSSHYIDITLIRGRLLRKLSPSYRTPSEFVSDIWVLLESLAKNSEESALVFKMQKYFQRKLSKIFGDALHPSLLKCPSMEDGETAQDAGDETVKVRETLKRMRAFIAANRQGLAKKACREETEPRDQSPGPA